agccgagccgaaccgagcggacctttgctcgtgcttggctcgtttacaaaccgaaccgagcggagcggctcatttaaaaccgagcctcaaatcaatcgagcatttttcgagcaatAAAAATTTCGAGCGAGCGCCGAGCGAAAttcgagcgatttggacaaccgtgttacccgatttaaatttgctgagagagaAATTAACAATgttgggtctcaagtttttatgtcttaAAAAATATGCACATTTAATAGCACACTATTTTTCTTACtaataacaatgttgtggccgacgaggcgatgatcatattgcacAAATAGTTACGTTGAGAGCAGGAAATgatcgacttagggtaacgacatgaaacattgaggcgatgaACAAACTATCTTTTATCgatttagggtttaacttttagttttaatattaatttttttattggtgtggttgggctagtacgtatagatatagttgtaaatttgtatatcgTTTACCAAAATCTAATAGAGTAGTACATATAAAACTATCAAATTAATTTAtgtttaagtatatatgtatgtctaagtgtgtatacatatataggtgtgtatgtattatgtataatttatacttgtgtgtatatacatgtttatatatgtatgtgtataggtatatgtatatgtatactaattaaaataataattcgagccgaaccgagccgagcggacctttgctcatgcttggctcgtttacaaaccgaaccgagcagagcggctcgtttGCAACCGAGCgacaaatcgaacgagcattttccgagcagttttcgaacgagcgtcgagcgagcgaCGAGCGGCGAGCGATTTGAACGGCCCTACTAAACACGTCTATAACCATACAATAAGCCCAATTACTTGAAGCCCAATAAGGGCCCAATCATCCTAACCGGAGTATATAGATGTGATTCAAATTGGGGGTTACCAGCCAAGTGGTTCTTTTCTTGATCAACAAGCCAGTATaactctcttcttcttcttcttcaccaatTTCCCCTTTAGCGACCATTTCAATCCGTCACATAAAGATCCATCCTCTCCATGACGAGTGAAGGCGAAGATGCCGTTCGTCGCCGAGGCGCCATTACCGAGTACCGGAAGAAGATGCTTCAACATAAAGAGCTCGATTCTCGAGTTCGAGTAGGTCAGATATCAGATCTCTTTGCATATATAAGCCCTAATTATGTCtgtatctataattaattaattattatgtTCAATGAATGATAATATGTATTTTTGTTATGTAATTTACTGGTTTAGTGGAGTTTGAGGGTTCTGTATGCTAGTGGTTTTGTGAAATTTGCCTTGGTGTTGTGGtaattttggtgtgtttggtgAATGTTTAGTGTCTGATTATAGGATTTAATCGGTTTCGTTCGGTTTATTACAGATGTTATGGTCTTAATTGATGTTTACCGGTGTTGTAGAAAGGTAGATGATAGTGCGAATGTGAGACTAGAGTATGTACATGAAAGGACTGTTAATTAGCACAGTAGTTATGTTTATATATCGATGCCAGTTGGTGTGTTGTATGGTATGTGTCGCATGGGTTCTTTCGGTAGACTTGTTGAATGGATGTAGCTGAAGTGAAGTAACTCTTGGCAGTATTATTAGAAATTTTTTGAACGCTGTTAAGTGTTAACAGCAGGTCATGTGTGTACATGTTTATTGTGCTGCTTTCTTGCGGGATCGTGAGGTTGGTTTCAAATGGCATTTTGCGTTAAGCTTATCATCTTATCATTTATAGGCATTCTTAAAAGTCTGATATTAGTTTTTGGTTTAAAAGAGTGCGCTGAGGCGTGAGGCGCAGGTGCTGGCGTCTTCGGTAGGCAGGCTGAGGTGCGAGTAAAACAGGAATAGCATAAAAATGCATTTTTTTAGACTTAGGTGCGCGCCTCTTGTATTTTGGGTGTTTTATGCATCAAACTGTTGTACAATAGGTTCTTTGGCTAGTACAAGTAGGTAAAATCATATATTGTCTTTATTTACAGCTATATTTTGGATAAGGGACGATAAAAACCTATGTGatgtataaaaaaattatataatcacCTTGCACTCTGGGTACAAAACCttgtcgcttttgtgcgcttctCACCTTTTTAAAACCAAAGAATAGTTACATCTTTACTTTCGTGGGCAGTGGTGTGATTGTAGTTCCCTTTTATTAACTACTTATCATTGATTTATTTCTTTCATGGTTTTTGCGATCTAACCAACATTCCAACCTAATCGTTGTTTGAAAAGAAAGGTTTTGCTTTACAAGACTATTTatcattcatttatttatttagtgCCCCAACACTCTTAAATGGATTTCTCAGTTGTAGGTTAGATATTTCAACTTTCAAGTGGTGCAATGTCTTGATTTGTTTGTATATGACTCTAGTTTCCGTCGTTGCTTGATTAatatttttttcacttttttggCATTATCATTCATATAGCTATATTATAGCTCATTGAAAAAGTATATCTAATGTTTGATTTTGTTCTATGCAAGTGTGCTTTGCTAGATTAACAATAGTATAACTTGATCTTTGTAGTGAGAGAGACTTTGCGGAGTACAAAAAAAGATTATGCCAAAACAGAAGATGATTTAAAGTCTCTTCAAAGTGTTGGACAGATTATAGGAGAAGTTCTCAGGCCTCTGGACAGCGAAAGATGTATCTAGTTCTTCCAATATTCTCTTGAACTCTCATTTAAACATTATACTAATCTCCTACTTGCAAATCGAACATTTCTATGCATCCTCAAAGTTCTttcaaataattaataaatcttATGATGTTACATTACAGTGATAGTTAAAGCCAGTAGCGGTCCAAGGTATGTAGTTGGGTGCCGCAGTAAAGTGGACAAAGAAAAACTAACAGCTGGGACCAGAGTGGTTCTTGATATGACAACACTTACTATTATGCGAGCACTCCCCCGTGAAGTTAGTATACACACTAAATTTTTAACCAGTTCCATTGGTTGACCACTTGTTTTAACTAGCGTAATCATAATATTATTGCAGGTTGATCCAGTTGTTTATAACATGCTTCATGAAGATCCCGGAAACGTTAGCTATTCAGCAGTTGGAGGGCTGTCAGATCAGATTCGGGAACTTAGGGAATCCATAGAGTTGCCTCTGATGAATCCTGAACTCTTCATAAGGGTGGGCATCAAACCTCCAAAGGTACATACTGACCGTTATGCAATATTTACATTCAAGAAATGTATTGCTAAAGTTGTAAAACATTCGACAGAAGTGATTTCTCTTCTTTCTTTCACTAGGGTGTTCTTCTTTATGGACCTCCTGGTACTGGCAAGACTTTATTAGCTAGAGCGATTGCTAGCAACATAGATGCTAATTTTTTAAAGGTAATTCTTTGTTCTTTAATTATCTTTTAAGTTTCCGTAATATGGCTATCAATCTGTTCTTTATACATTTGAGAAATTGTTTGTAGGTTGTATCAAGTGCCATTATTGATAAATACATAGGAGAGAGTGCAAGATTGATCAGGGAAATGTTTAGTTATGCACGTGATCACCAAGTACTACTTCTAAATCTCTCTACTACTCTCAACATatctttgttatttttttatcGGCCAAAGATTAATTTTCTTTAATTCTTTACTTTTAGCAAgtgtttttatattttgttttttaaatttaccAGCCCTGCATCATATTTATGGACGAAATTGATGCCATTGGTGGACGCCGTTTTAGTGAGGGAACTAGTGCTGACCGTGAAATTCAAAGAACACTCATGGAACTGCTCAATCAGCTTGATGGATTTGATCAACTTGGGAAGGTTTTGAGATTTTTTTGTTCATTTTCATAAATTATAATATTGGTTTATGAAACCTGTATCATCTTAAACCATCTAAATTTTATTGGGAAGATAAGAGTAAAATACCATTTTCGTCtctaaggtttggccagttttgcgacttttgtccaaaggtttgtttttctgcatccggatccaaaaggtttgaaatctttccattttcatctggctcgttaactccatccgtttttctccgttaagtcaggggtatttccgtcttttttgttaacttaaaaggccaattcggtctttttcaggggtatttggtctttttacatagaatgaaaaagaccgaattgccctttaagctggcaaaaaagatggaaataccccTGACACAACGAagataaatggatggagttaacgagccggataaAAATGGctagatttcaaaccttttggatccaaatgcaaAAAAACAAACTGTTGGACGAAAGTCGCAGAACTCAGGgccgaaaatgacattttactcggAAGATAATTAAACCTGCATACTTAGAGAGATGATTGTATTCTGTTAATTTCTTTAGGTTAAAATGATAATGGCGACAAACAGACCTGATGTTCTGGATCCGGCTCTGCT
The sequence above is drawn from the Helianthus annuus cultivar XRQ/B chromosome 12, HanXRQr2.0-SUNRISE, whole genome shotgun sequence genome and encodes:
- the LOC110895275 gene encoding 26S proteasome regulatory subunit S10B homolog B, producing MTSEGEDAVRRRGAITEYRKKMLQHKELDSRVRVVRETLRSTKKDYAKTEDDLKSLQSVGQIIGEVLRPLDSERLIVKASSGPRYVVGCRSKVDKEKLTAGTRVVLDMTTLTIMRALPREVDPVVYNMLHEDPGNVSYSAVGGLSDQIRELRESIELPLMNPELFIRVGIKPPKGVLLYGPPGTGKTLLARAIASNIDANFLKVVSSAIIDKYIGESARLIREMFSYARDHQPCIIFMDEIDAIGGRRFSEGTSADREIQRTLMELLNQLDGFDQLGKVKMIMATNRPDVLDPALLRPGRLDRKIEIPLPNEQSRMEILKIHAAGIAKHGEIDYEAVVKLAEGFNGADLRNVCTEAGMSAIRAERDYVIHEDFMKAVRKLNEAKKLESSAHYSADFGKE